The Gracilibacillus caseinilyticus genome segment CTCCTCCAAAATCATAATAATGGAAATGGATTACTTCGTTATCTCCGGCCCCAGCTAGCAGGATCATCGACTCTACACTGCATGGTTTCTACATTAGAAAATCCGAATTTCCGGTAAAGTGTATGTGCATCTTTTGTAAATAAACCAAATGTCTTTACTTGGTTCTCCGGATGCTCCATTATGCATTGAAACAACCATTTACCCAAGCCTTTTCCACGATGGTCGGGATGAATAATGACATCACAAATCCATGAAAATACTATATTGTCGGTGATTACTCTTGCAAAACCAACTTGTATCTCCCCTTCATAAACACCAAAACAAATAGAGCTTTCCATACTTTTAACAATCACTTCCTTAGATCGGTCGGATGCCCAATAACTTTTTGATAACATGTCAAAAATGACATCTGTATCCATTTCCCTTTGATCATCACTAACTGTATAGTATTTACTGTACCATTTCAAAAAAACACCTCCCATTACTATTTATCTTGATATAATGGAAGTATAATAGCTTTATTACCTTTAAGGAATCTCTATTTTCACCATCTGTATAGGTACAGAAGAGGAGGCAATATATAATGAACACCAAATATAACCATATAACAGAGGATATCAAACAGAAAATCTTGAATGGAACACTAAAGTCTGGAACTAAGATTCCTTCTATTAGATATTTATCCGAACAGTATCACTGTAGTAAAAATACGGTCATAAGAGCTTATATCGAGCTTGAAAAACAACACCTCATCTATTCCATACCGAAGAGTGGATTTTTTGTTGTCGATAATGCCAATCCGTCACATGACACATCTTCGAAACATAGTCAGATTGATTTTCTCTCTGCAGGTCCAGATAAAGAAGCCATGCCTTATGAAGATTTCCAGCATTGTTTAAATCAAGCGATAAATTTATACAAAGTAGAACTTTTTTCTTATTCCCATCAGCAAGGGCTTCTCTCACTCCGGAGGGAACTTATCAAGCATTTACAAGATCAGCAGGTTTTTACTGTACCTGATAGATTATTTATTCTCTCAGGGGCACAACAAGCAATAAATTTACTTGTACCTATTCCTTTTCCTAATGGGAAATCTAATATACTTGTGGAACAACCTACTTACTTTGGAATAATCGAATCCGTTCAACTTCATCCTATCAAAACATTCGGAATTGAACTTACTATGCAAGGAATAGACCTAAATCGATTAGAGTATATGTTCCGCCACAATGACATTAAATTTTTTTATATCATCCCTAGATTTCATAACCCACTTGGTCATAGTTATACAAATGAAGAAAAGAGGAAAATAGTCGAACTCGCCAACAAATACGATGTCTACATAGTAGAAGATGATATATTTGGGGATCTTGAACCTGACACGAAATCTGACCCGATGTTTTCTTATGATCCATCCGGAAGGGTCATCTACTTAAAGAGTTTCTCAAAAATAATGCTACCCGGTTTGAGAATTGGTGTGGCTGTATTACCTGAACTATTAGTAAATACTTTTTCACGCCATAAATTTAGTAATGATCTGTTTAGTACAACCATTTCTCAAGGTGCACTAGAACTTTATTTAAGGAGTGGTATGTTTAACGGGCATACAGAAAGGATTAAAAAATTATACAGAACAAAAATGGACAAGGTTAAACATGCATGCGAACGATATTTATCACCACAATATTACAATTTCACCAAACCTGATACGGGCTTTTATTTATCTATTTACTTACCAAAAAGAGTACAAGCAAATAGATTAGCAGCTGCATTGGAACATGAAAACGTCTTAGTTGACGATGCAAAAAGAATGTATTTACCCGAATTTCAAAAAAACGATTTAATTAGATTGTCCATTTCACAAATAGAAAATACTCAAATAACTCCTGGCATAGACTTAATCGCAAAACAAATGGATAAGCTGAATAATCGGCAAGTTAACTTCATCGAAAGCACAAGTCGGTTACTTTAATAAAGTGATACTTCAATCAGTAGGGGTTTTTGACACCCACTGATTGCTAGCGAAACTTATCAGGAAGTTATCGTCCGTTTATCCCCCACTTAGCTTCTTATTTATCTCTCGCATCTTGAAGTGGGGGTATTACGGATGGTTAGCGCCGTGATAAAAGTTTTTAAATGGAAAACCTATCAGATGAATATATAAAAGGGTAATTTCTGACTGAAATAATTGAAAAATGTTCGACAAAGGTTGAATCCACCATTACAAAGCGATTTCCATATATTATAAAAAGAAAAATATACCAGGAAAGCAGTGTAGGTTCTAACATACTTGAAGCAAAACCGAAGTTCATTCCTATTCTCCGATTGAGAGGATTGATGATAATGGTACAAAGACCTATCCATCAGTCATAACAATTTTCACAGTTATTTGATTAATATAGTGTGAGAGAAATGGCTTCGATTGCAGGTTGTTATCATAAAGAGTGTTATTGTCGAAGGATATCTGGAGGAATAATTTGAAGCTAACTGTGGATAGCCTTATACTATTGCACAGCTCCAAAAATGCAGAATGTTCCAGGCAATTTTAGGGGGCAGCCTCCACCGGTGTACATTTCTCCATGTGCCAGGATTTACCCCCGCGTTTTTTTATGTGAACAAAGGGGCTGCTTACTTGAACTTCTTTGCATAAATAAACTCTGTAATCGGTACTGTGACTAATGTAAGTCCCACTACGATAACCAAAGGATAATTATCAATCTCATTAAAATTTCCCGTTCCTTCTGAAATAAACAATATTAAACCAGATAAAATCATCAATACATAATATCCTATTTTAGCACTTTGCGTTTCAATATGTCTGTCTAATTCGTCTTTTTCGCCACCGCCTTGATGATCTCTCCATTTAAGCCAATTAAAAAAATAGCTTAGAGCAACAAAACTAAGGAATATACCACCTGCATCAATCGTGCCAAATCTTATCCATTTGTATAAAGAAAAACCTGCGATAGATAAGAAAACGAGAAAGGCCAAAACAGCGATAACCTTTTGTGTTTTATCCATTTCTTTTCCCTCCGTTCCCTGATATAAATAACTCTTCCATGCCGACTCCTAAACACTTTGCAATATCGAATCCTAACTGTAAACTTGGGTCATATTTATTGTTTTCTATAGCATTAATCGTCTGCCTGCTTACACTACATTTATCCGCCAATTTCCCTTGAGAAAGATTACATTTTTCTCTGTATTCTTTTATCCTATTCTTCATTACTGAGCCACCTTATGATTACGCGCAATGTAAAATGTGTTTGACACATT includes the following:
- a CDS encoding helix-turn-helix transcriptional regulator; translation: MKNRIKEYREKCNLSQGKLADKCSVSRQTINAIENNKYDPSLQLGFDIAKCLGVGMEELFISGNGGKRNG
- a CDS encoding GNAT family N-acetyltransferase yields the protein MKWYSKYYTVSDDQREMDTDVIFDMLSKSYWASDRSKEVIVKSMESSICFGVYEGEIQVGFARVITDNIVFSWICDVIIHPDHRGKGLGKWLFQCIMEHPENQVKTFGLFTKDAHTLYRKFGFSNVETMQCRVDDPASWGRR
- a CDS encoding aminotransferase-like domain-containing protein; its protein translation is MNTKYNHITEDIKQKILNGTLKSGTKIPSIRYLSEQYHCSKNTVIRAYIELEKQHLIYSIPKSGFFVVDNANPSHDTSSKHSQIDFLSAGPDKEAMPYEDFQHCLNQAINLYKVELFSYSHQQGLLSLRRELIKHLQDQQVFTVPDRLFILSGAQQAINLLVPIPFPNGKSNILVEQPTYFGIIESVQLHPIKTFGIELTMQGIDLNRLEYMFRHNDIKFFYIIPRFHNPLGHSYTNEEKRKIVELANKYDVYIVEDDIFGDLEPDTKSDPMFSYDPSGRVIYLKSFSKIMLPGLRIGVAVLPELLVNTFSRHKFSNDLFSTTISQGALELYLRSGMFNGHTERIKKLYRTKMDKVKHACERYLSPQYYNFTKPDTGFYLSIYLPKRVQANRLAAALEHENVLVDDAKRMYLPEFQKNDLIRLSISQIENTQITPGIDLIAKQMDKLNNRQVNFIESTSRLL